From one Pontibacillus sp. HMF3514 genomic stretch:
- a CDS encoding PDZ domain-containing protein: MTIDWLVEISKGIGRFYLHPVLYWAVFLLGMTAFLRIKRERKHFGIKIFGILTEAQGTLGISLLSGLVISLIVIGSGFSFPYASVLLWTIVVVLASLSMKLSWISPAYTLAATYFLLLLLPDQSISFLPEEWLQLWESTSITGVAILLGLLLFVEAILYMNHSDNDSFPESVVGKRGKPIGQHRLKKLAILPIFFVIPGGAIESFASWWPMFSVGGESYGLMAVPALVGYEHLVRGIAPKEASRTLGKTTLILAGVVTALAVGSIYVPILSLVAILVALIGRELSTFIIRYFDQQKNPFFTPRADGLPVLAVIPGSAADKMGLCVGERIEKVNNRKVNNEDDFYHALQKNRAYCKLEVRDTRGEPRFAQRAMYEGDYYELGLVFVKDHHVYEGEEEANLYQKNS, encoded by the coding sequence ATGACAATCGATTGGCTAGTGGAGATATCTAAGGGGATCGGAAGGTTTTATCTTCATCCTGTATTGTACTGGGCTGTATTTTTACTAGGTATGACAGCCTTTCTACGAATTAAAAGAGAACGTAAACATTTTGGTATAAAAATATTTGGTATTTTAACAGAAGCACAAGGGACCTTAGGGATTAGTCTCTTATCTGGTCTGGTAATATCGCTTATTGTCATAGGTAGTGGTTTCTCTTTTCCATATGCTAGTGTCTTACTTTGGACGATTGTTGTTGTTCTAGCTAGTTTATCTATGAAATTAAGCTGGATATCTCCCGCCTACACACTAGCAGCAACCTATTTCCTTTTATTATTGTTACCTGATCAATCTATATCCTTTTTGCCTGAAGAATGGTTACAACTTTGGGAAAGTACAAGTATAACAGGCGTAGCGATTTTACTAGGATTGTTACTATTTGTTGAAGCAATCCTTTATATGAATCATAGTGACAATGATTCTTTTCCTGAATCAGTAGTAGGCAAGCGAGGAAAACCGATTGGACAACATCGACTAAAAAAGCTTGCGATTCTACCAATCTTTTTTGTAATTCCTGGTGGAGCAATTGAGTCATTTGCTTCATGGTGGCCTATGTTTTCAGTTGGAGGAGAAAGCTATGGACTAATGGCTGTACCAGCATTAGTCGGATATGAGCATCTTGTTCGCGGTATAGCTCCAAAAGAGGCTTCAAGAACACTAGGAAAGACCACATTGATTTTAGCTGGTGTTGTAACGGCATTGGCGGTGGGCAGTATCTATGTGCCAATATTATCTCTAGTTGCTATCTTAGTTGCCCTAATAGGAAGAGAGCTAAGTACATTTATCATCCGCTATTTTGACCAACAAAAAAATCCTTTCTTCACACCACGTGCTGATGGATTACCGGTGCTCGCCGTTATACCAGGATCAGCTGCCGATAAGATGGGCTTGTGTGTTGGCGAACGAATCGAAAAAGTAAACAACCGTAAAGTCAACAATGAAGATGATTTCTATCATGCACTGCAAAAAAATAGAGCTTACTGTAAGCTTGAGGTTCGTGATACGAGAGGGGAACCAAGGTTTGCTCAGCGGGCGATGTATGAAGGAGATTACTATGAACTTGGCCTCGTTTTTGTTAAGGATCATCATGTTTATGAAGGAGAGGAAGAAGCAAATCTCTATCAAAAAAATTCCTAA
- a CDS encoding immune inhibitor A domain-containing protein: MKKRALISSALSLALAVGPVTASAAVPSPSDFGNSNVKKTHQHGGSPFDMAIANDERLIEMLKENGKISEDATPAEAQEALNKFLQQKQEAAEQDKGELNRDKEKLKDQLKKQMENNSLTNGDGNKLGQTDTPKSVKEEQYNGEVREDKVLALLIEYPDAPHGNISKEHTDMYYGNSDTAYSPEHYEDMLFGDGGWTGPDGKQYVSMKQYYEKQSGGSYTVTGEAAGWYQAEHPAAYYGANENGGDVNARELVREALKKAAQDSSVDLSEYDEWDRYDLDGDGNYLEADGLVDHLMVIHSGVGEEAGGGKLGEDAIWSHRWNLGGVTPIAGTEASVPYWGGTMAAYDYTIEPEDGAVGVFAHEFGHDLGLPDEYDTMYSGAGEPVSYWSIMASGSWAGAIPGTMPTGFSPYMKEMLQASVGGNWQTGSEVDLEDVNGEGMEFLLDEAATKGENNDVVKVNLPKKETVINEPYSGESEYFSGSDNYLHNKLTKTVDLSNAGNAQLTFQTWYDIEVDWDYAYVTVDGEPVHTEISTNTDPHGNNLGEGITGSSNGWKQVTVDLSDYTGEAVEVGFEYVTDAAVSNPGFFVDDISLYADGNQLVSDDAEGEAKFNLNGFEKSNGKKYTDHYYLLEWRSHNGVDEGLANIRRGASLMQYDAGLVVWYVDKKYDNNWTGVHPGEGFVGVVDADQNKLEWSNGLTASTRYQVHDAAFSLDKTEEMYLDYTELYGMSLKDNKTKRTALFDDSADYSNEGIEDAGRNVPNYGLKFRVTGESEDGTVGKVLIHK, encoded by the coding sequence ATGAAGAAACGTGCTTTGATTTCTTCGGCATTGTCATTAGCGCTTGCGGTTGGACCTGTAACAGCAAGTGCAGCTGTCCCATCTCCGAGTGATTTTGGGAACAGCAACGTGAAAAAGACTCATCAACATGGAGGATCACCATTTGATATGGCGATCGCTAACGATGAGCGCTTAATTGAGATGTTGAAAGAGAATGGTAAGATTTCTGAAGATGCTACACCTGCTGAAGCACAAGAAGCATTAAATAAGTTCCTTCAGCAAAAACAGGAAGCGGCTGAACAAGACAAAGGTGAACTTAATCGTGATAAAGAGAAATTGAAAGATCAATTGAAAAAGCAAATGGAAAATAACAGTCTGACAAATGGTGACGGGAATAAACTTGGTCAGACGGACACACCGAAATCTGTTAAAGAAGAGCAGTATAATGGGGAGGTTCGAGAGGATAAAGTGCTAGCACTACTTATCGAATACCCGGACGCACCTCATGGTAATATATCAAAAGAACATACAGATATGTACTATGGAAACAGTGATACAGCTTATTCACCAGAGCATTATGAAGACATGCTATTCGGTGATGGTGGCTGGACAGGCCCAGACGGAAAACAATACGTATCTATGAAACAGTACTATGAAAAACAATCTGGTGGAAGCTATACCGTAACAGGGGAAGCTGCTGGTTGGTACCAAGCAGAACATCCTGCAGCGTACTATGGTGCTAATGAAAATGGCGGAGACGTTAACGCTCGCGAATTGGTTAGAGAAGCACTTAAGAAAGCAGCTCAAGATTCAAGCGTAGATCTTTCAGAGTATGATGAATGGGATCGTTACGACTTAGATGGTGACGGTAATTATCTAGAAGCTGACGGACTTGTTGACCACCTAATGGTTATCCACTCAGGAGTAGGTGAAGAAGCAGGTGGCGGTAAGCTTGGCGAAGATGCTATTTGGTCTCACCGTTGGAACCTTGGTGGCGTAACTCCTATTGCAGGTACAGAAGCTAGCGTACCATACTGGGGTGGCACAATGGCTGCTTACGACTACACCATTGAGCCAGAAGATGGAGCTGTAGGTGTTTTTGCTCACGAATTTGGACATGATCTTGGTCTTCCGGATGAGTATGACACGATGTACTCAGGTGCTGGTGAGCCGGTAAGTTACTGGTCGATCATGGCAAGTGGTAGCTGGGCAGGAGCTATACCAGGTACGATGCCGACAGGGTTCAGTCCTTATATGAAAGAAATGCTTCAAGCTTCTGTAGGCGGTAATTGGCAGACAGGTTCTGAAGTAGATTTAGAGGATGTAAATGGAGAAGGAATGGAATTTTTACTAGATGAAGCGGCAACAAAAGGCGAAAACAACGATGTCGTTAAGGTAAATCTTCCAAAGAAAGAAACAGTGATTAACGAGCCTTACAGCGGGGAGAGCGAATACTTTAGTGGAAGTGATAATTACCTTCACAATAAGCTGACGAAAACAGTCGACCTATCAAATGCTGGGAATGCTCAGCTAACATTCCAAACATGGTATGACATTGAAGTGGACTGGGATTACGCATATGTGACTGTTGATGGTGAACCTGTCCATACGGAGATTTCTACAAATACTGATCCTCATGGGAACAACTTAGGAGAAGGTATTACTGGTTCATCAAACGGATGGAAGCAAGTAACCGTTGATCTATCTGATTATACAGGTGAAGCGGTTGAAGTAGGTTTTGAATATGTAACTGACGCAGCTGTTTCAAATCCTGGTTTCTTTGTAGATGATATTAGCCTTTATGCAGATGGAAACCAACTTGTTTCGGATGATGCTGAAGGTGAAGCGAAGTTCAATCTAAATGGCTTCGAAAAATCAAACGGTAAGAAATACACGGATCACTATTACCTTCTAGAATGGAGAAGTCATAATGGTGTAGACGAAGGATTAGCGAACATCCGTCGTGGTGCAAGCTTAATGCAATACGATGCTGGCCTAGTTGTCTGGTATGTGGATAAGAAATATGACAACAACTGGACAGGTGTACATCCAGGTGAAGGTTTTGTAGGCGTAGTTGATGCTGACCAGAACAAGCTTGAGTGGAGTAATGGTCTAACTGCCTCTACACGCTACCAAGTACATGATGCAGCATTTAGTTTAGATAAGACAGAGGAAATGTACCTTGATTATACCGAGCTTTACGGTATGTCATTGAAGGATAATAAAACAAAACGCACAGCACTATTTGATGATAGTGCAGACTATTCAAATGAAGGAATTGAGGATGCAGGACGTAATGTACCAAATTACGGCTTGAAGTTCCGTGTAACTGGAGAAAGTGAAGACGGCACAGTTGGTAAGGTGCTTATTCACAAATAA